AAGCACCGGCCCTTCCACGGCTTCAACGGCCTGTTTTTGAGCGGGGTTTAGCCCTGTAAGTATGTCTTGCATGAAACAGGGGTATTATAGCATTATTATCACCCCAAGGTCATTTCGCCCGCAGTCTGGCCCAAACCTGAAGATAAACTATTTTTGCTGTTTAAATATTTTTTATAAGCTGAAAATAAATTTGCCCGTCTTGACCGGGGGTGATATAATACTAGCAGTAAATTAAATACAGGGTTACCTTTAAGCTGGTCCTGAGAGGCCGGTAAGGGATTTTAGACAAAGAAGTGTCTTTTGACCTCTTGCCGGCAAATGTTGGTAAGAGGTTTTTTTATGGCACAAAAAGTAATACTGGGCGCCGAAGATATCCGCCGCACTCTGGCCCGTATTGCCCATGAAATACTGGAAAGAAACCATTCCAGCCGTGACCTTGTTATTATCGGCATGTATACCCGGGGCGTACCTCTGGCAAACCGCCTGGCCGAAAATATCCTCCGCTTTGAAGGGCTGGAAATACCGGTGGGGACACTGGACTTTTCACTCTACCGTGATGACCTTGATTCCCAGCGTTTCCACCCCACCATCAAAAATACTGACATACCTTTCAGCATAAACAACAAAATAGTGGTACTGGTAGATGACGTCCTCTTTA
This sequence is a window from Dehalococcoides mccartyi 195. Protein-coding genes within it:
- the pyrR gene encoding bifunctional pyr operon transcriptional regulator/uracil phosphoribosyltransferase PyrR, with product MAQKVILGAEDIRRTLARIAHEILERNHSSRDLVIIGMYTRGVPLANRLAENILRFEGLEIPVGTLDFSLYRDDLDSQRFHPTIKNTDIPFSINNKIVVLVDDVLFTGRSTRAAMDALIDYGRPKAIQLAVLVDRGHRELPVRADYIGKNIPSSRDEKIKVRLTETDGRDEILILDNEAGEV